One Candidatus Goldiibacteriota bacterium genomic region harbors:
- the coaBC gene encoding bifunctional phosphopantothenoylcysteine decarboxylase/phosphopantothenate--cysteine ligase CoaBC: MDTILLGVTGSIAAYRAADMVRRFQDSGFNVNCVLTQGAKEFITPLTLRTLSGNPVYDDLFFESKNHSSPVTHIGLAQNCAAVVIAPASADVIGKIASGIADDLLTTVVMAASGKRVFIAPAMNTAMWNNKIVKENVQKLEKLGYIFIGPKKGKLACGDKGDGHIEDTGKIVSSVTEVLKKKSLTGKTVLITSGPTREFIDDVRFISNPSSGKTGYYLAQEAKTRGAKVIFITGKTSYMPGADVIIETVSASDMLKAVKDNIKKADIVIGAAAVGDYTVPRHKGKMKRGEGLEIKLTPTEDIIAWAAANKGKKFIAGFSAESEGGEKRAVEKMKRKKLNMIVFNDISKEGRGFESDDNAITIFTGKGKKVFTGGGTKQELASVIIDNIIKAGG, from the coding sequence GCGTGACAGGAAGCATTGCCGCTTACAGGGCGGCAGACATGGTCAGAAGGTTTCAGGATTCCGGATTTAACGTAAACTGCGTGCTGACGCAGGGGGCAAAGGAATTTATCACCCCGCTTACGCTGCGCACTCTGTCCGGAAATCCCGTGTACGATGACCTGTTTTTTGAGTCTAAAAATCATTCATCGCCTGTCACGCACATCGGGCTTGCGCAGAACTGCGCGGCGGTGGTAATCGCGCCGGCAAGCGCCGATGTAATAGGCAAAATAGCGTCCGGGATTGCCGATGACCTTTTAACAACGGTGGTAATGGCGGCGTCCGGTAAAAGGGTATTTATCGCTCCTGCGATGAATACTGCCATGTGGAACAATAAAATTGTAAAAGAAAACGTACAGAAGCTTGAAAAACTTGGTTATATTTTCATAGGGCCAAAAAAAGGAAAACTTGCCTGCGGCGACAAAGGCGACGGCCATATTGAAGATACGGGTAAAATTGTGTCTTCTGTCACGGAAGTGTTAAAAAAAAAATCCTTAACCGGTAAAACAGTACTTATTACGTCCGGCCCCACAAGGGAATTCATTGATGACGTCCGTTTTATATCCAACCCTTCATCCGGCAAGACCGGATATTACCTTGCGCAGGAAGCAAAAACGCGCGGCGCTAAAGTTATCTTTATTACCGGTAAAACATCATATATGCCGGGAGCGGATGTAATTATTGAAACTGTATCCGCGTCTGATATGTTAAAAGCGGTTAAAGACAATATAAAAAAAGCGGACATAGTTATAGGTGCGGCTGCCGTGGGTGATTATACTGTCCCAAGGCACAAAGGCAAGATGAAAAGGGGGGAAGGCCTTGAAATAAAACTTACACCCACCGAAGACATAATAGCCTGGGCCGCGGCCAATAAAGGCAAAAAATTTATAGCGGGATTTTCCGCGGAAAGCGAAGGCGGGGAAAAAAGGGCCGTGGAAAAGATGAAAAGGAAAAAATTAAACATGATAGTCTTTAATGACATATCAAAAGAAGGCCGCGGGTTTGAATCTGATGACAACGCCATAACAATATTTACCGGCAAAGGGAAAAAAGTTTTTACAGGCGGCGGTACAAAGCAGGAACTTGCCTCTGTGATAATAGACAATATAATAAAAGCGGGTGGATAA